From the Verrucomicrobiota bacterium genome, one window contains:
- a CDS encoding NAD(P)/FAD-dependent oxidoreductase has protein sequence MRKALYRVDVVVVGAGGAGLMCAMTAAKRGKKVALLEHNDRIGKKILISGGGRCNFTNIHTTPENYLSENPNFCKSALANYSPWDFIDLVEEYKITYHEKKLGQQFCDKSSRQIVEMLSTECISNGVDIFLQCEILSIKKTEVFKVLSSKGVFEAHSLVVATGGLSFKNLGATSFGYDLAKQFELKVLPTRPALVPLVLGEKPMKHFKELSGVSFEATVRCGKKAAFRENVLMTHRGLSGPAILQISSYWKEGQQLSMDLLSDGSSTLFIEQQSDHDMDVHKLVANKLCKRLAKAWCDMHGFQGKLNRMPIERKNRFFELLQDWQMVPVETEGYKKAEVTRGGLDTYELSSKTMECKKISGLYFIGEVVDVTGWLGGYNFQWAWSSGYAAGNAV, from the coding sequence TTGAGAAAAGCTCTCTATAGGGTGGATGTTGTAGTCGTGGGCGCTGGTGGTGCCGGACTGATGTGTGCCATGACTGCAGCTAAAAGGGGGAAGAAGGTGGCATTACTTGAGCATAATGACCGAATAGGAAAAAAAATTCTCATATCTGGTGGAGGTCGCTGCAATTTTACCAATATACATACGACTCCCGAAAACTATCTTTCAGAAAACCCGAATTTTTGTAAGTCAGCACTGGCCAACTATAGTCCTTGGGACTTTATTGATCTCGTTGAAGAATATAAGATTACTTATCATGAAAAGAAACTGGGGCAACAATTTTGCGATAAAAGCTCTCGTCAAATTGTTGAAATGTTGTCAACAGAATGCATATCGAATGGAGTAGATATCTTCTTACAGTGCGAAATCCTGTCCATTAAAAAAACAGAAGTTTTCAAAGTTCTTTCTTCAAAGGGTGTTTTTGAGGCTCATTCGCTAGTAGTCGCGACAGGTGGGTTATCTTTTAAAAATTTGGGAGCTACAAGTTTTGGTTATGATTTAGCAAAGCAATTTGAACTGAAAGTCCTACCAACCCGACCAGCTTTAGTTCCATTGGTGTTGGGGGAGAAGCCTATGAAGCATTTCAAAGAATTAAGTGGAGTTTCTTTTGAAGCTACGGTTAGGTGTGGAAAGAAAGCGGCTTTTAGAGAAAATGTCCTTATGACACACCGGGGGCTTAGTGGTCCAGCTATCTTGCAAATATCATCTTATTGGAAGGAGGGTCAGCAACTGTCTATGGACCTACTTTCAGATGGATCTTCAACACTGTTTATTGAGCAGCAATCTGACCATGATATGGATGTTCATAAACTAGTAGCCAATAAACTCTGTAAACGGTTAGCTAAAGCTTGGTGTGACATGCATGGCTTTCAAGGAAAGCTCAACCGTATGCCGATAGAGCGTAAAAATCGTTTTTTTGAACTCCTGCAAGATTGGCAGATGGTTCCTGTAGAAACGGAAGGCTATAAAAAAGCTGAGGTTACTCGAGGTGGGCTTGATACCTATGAGCTTTCTTCAAAGACAATGGAGTGTAAAAAAATTAGCGGCCTCTATTTCATAGGTGAAGTGGTTGATGTTACGGGTTGGTTAGGTGGCTACAATTTTCAATGGGCTTGGTCCAGTGGCTATGCCGCTGGAAATGCTGTATAA
- a CDS encoding type II secretion system protein GspG, translating to MQSKFIQPGKNFSFFESSTEPVIYSWYLIDTLKLDSTPAKNNIAFTLVEIMIVLTIIMVLSAFAIKMIDLLNPVRDMRMEADSESVSAVIGLCKVKNSSPPKQVETVLKNKNSSSWNKMLKQTPMDSWREKYQYRFPGRYNSESYHLYSRGPDRWITRKTIWETGSNLFYTAFPAA from the coding sequence ATCCAAAGCAAATTTATACAGCCTGGAAAAAACTTTAGCTTCTTTGAAAGCTCCACTGAACCAGTCATTTATTCATGGTATCTGATTGATACGCTTAAACTAGACTCTACTCCTGCAAAAAATAACATAGCTTTTACCCTCGTAGAAATCATGATTGTGCTCACCATTATTATGGTTCTAAGTGCCTTTGCTATAAAAATGATTGATTTATTGAATCCGGTCCGTGACATGAGAATGGAAGCTGATTCTGAAAGCGTCTCAGCGGTTATTGGCCTTTGTAAAGTGAAAAATAGCAGCCCCCCAAAACAGGTGGAAACTGTACTTAAGAATAAAAACTCCTCTAGCTGGAATAAAATGCTGAAACAAACTCCGATGGATTCTTGGAGAGAAAAGTATCAATATAGATTTCCCGGAAGGTATAATTCTGAAAGCTACCATCTTTACTCTAGAGGCCCAGATAGGTGGATAACACGAAAGACGATATGGGAAACTGGTAGTAATCTTTTTTATACAGCATTTCCAGCGGCATAG
- the argA gene encoding amino-acid N-acetyltransferase has product MQPSDLRGILSYITRFRDQTFILSIDSKVVTDENFSNLLIDTTVLRSLNIKIVLVYGIGHQVTTLAEKAGIKSSNVDARGATDRATLDISIQAANQVANDIMSKLSEVNQRAAITNAIVAHPYGIKDGVDLLNTGKVEKVDVDFIIHLLDSSVIAIVPPIGYDRMGQTYRVNSDGVALEVAEALRAGKLMFVTTSNGVKSAGKLAAQFSVNEVETFLKQNKKEVSDDLYWKLEHGMRACRNGVSRVHIIDGTKDDSLLSEIFSNEGIGTMVYANDYEAIRRAQKKDARAILRIIKDSVYLQELLPRGKDELERQYENWYLFEIDRNILGCVMLHVFDDDSTLAEMGSLFVSHAHENQGIGKKLLNFAEMKARDLGVERLLALSTQAVNYLKQKGGYLEGGVDLLPQRRRESYLQSKRNSKILYKDLK; this is encoded by the coding sequence ATGCAGCCATCGGACTTAAGAGGTATATTAAGTTATATTACGCGGTTTCGTGATCAGACTTTTATTCTAAGTATTGATAGTAAGGTAGTAACCGATGAAAATTTTTCTAACTTACTAATAGACACAACAGTCCTGCGCAGTCTGAATATTAAGATTGTTCTAGTTTATGGTATAGGGCACCAAGTGACCACACTAGCTGAGAAAGCGGGAATTAAATCATCTAATGTGGATGCTAGAGGAGCGACAGACAGAGCAACCTTAGATATTTCCATCCAAGCGGCTAACCAGGTTGCTAATGACATCATGAGTAAACTCAGCGAAGTGAATCAACGTGCAGCAATCACCAACGCCATTGTTGCGCATCCTTATGGGATAAAGGATGGAGTGGACTTATTAAACACTGGGAAAGTAGAGAAAGTAGACGTGGATTTTATTATTCATCTGCTTGATTCAAGCGTGATAGCTATTGTCCCACCGATAGGTTACGATCGCATGGGACAAACATACCGAGTTAATTCAGATGGAGTGGCTTTAGAAGTAGCAGAAGCTTTACGGGCTGGAAAACTAATGTTTGTTACAACCAGTAATGGAGTCAAAAGCGCTGGGAAGCTAGCTGCACAGTTTTCTGTTAATGAGGTCGAGACTTTCCTCAAACAAAACAAAAAGGAGGTAAGTGATGATCTCTACTGGAAATTAGAGCATGGAATGAGGGCCTGCCGTAATGGAGTGAGCAGAGTTCATATTATTGATGGAACAAAAGATGATTCATTATTAAGTGAAATTTTCTCAAACGAGGGCATAGGAACAATGGTGTATGCCAATGACTATGAAGCGATTAGGCGAGCGCAAAAGAAAGATGCTCGGGCTATTCTGCGTATTATCAAGGATTCTGTTTATTTACAAGAACTTCTTCCGAGAGGCAAAGATGAATTAGAAAGGCAGTACGAAAATTGGTATCTATTTGAAATTGACCGGAATATTCTTGGTTGTGTCATGCTTCATGTATTTGATGACGATTCCACTTTAGCTGAAATGGGTTCTTTATTTGTTTCCCATGCCCATGAGAATCAAGGTATTGGCAAAAAGCTTTTAAATTTTGCTGAAATGAAGGCTCGCGACCTTGGCGTGGAGCGTTTATTAGCTCTCTCTACTCAGGCCGTCAATTACCTCAAGCAAAAGGGAGGCTACTTAGAGGGAGGTGTGGATTTATTGCCCCAAAGGCGTCGGGAAAGTTACCTGCAAAGCAAACGGAATTCTAAGATTTTGTATAAAGATTTGAAATAG
- a CDS encoding uracil-DNA glycosylase family protein — MSQTQLMIQAALDLSNVVDALHFAEPVTHVYNPLNYAWKPHQTYIERFASSQKKVVFLGMNPGPWGMAQTGVPFGEIQAVSQWMKINEQVNKPKNEHAKRPIEGFSTTRSEVSGQRLWGLFAKKFPKAETFFEDHFVLNYCPLVFMEHTSKNRTPDKLPVRESAPLYQACDNHLRTCIEILQPEWIVGVGGFAQKRASEALSGIDIKHGKILHPSPASPAANRGWVQAATKQLLAQEIWKN, encoded by the coding sequence ATGTCACAAACCCAGTTAATGATCCAAGCTGCTCTGGATTTATCTAATGTAGTTGATGCACTCCACTTTGCAGAACCTGTTACTCATGTTTATAATCCGCTGAATTATGCCTGGAAGCCACACCAAACTTATATTGAGCGCTTTGCCTCATCACAAAAGAAGGTCGTTTTTCTAGGCATGAATCCAGGCCCCTGGGGAATGGCTCAAACAGGCGTACCATTCGGTGAAATCCAAGCAGTTAGTCAATGGATGAAGATTAATGAACAAGTCAATAAACCCAAGAACGAGCATGCCAAGAGACCCATTGAGGGATTTTCTACCACCCGTTCTGAAGTTAGTGGTCAAAGGCTTTGGGGGCTTTTTGCTAAAAAATTTCCAAAGGCTGAAACATTTTTCGAAGATCATTTTGTCCTTAATTACTGCCCACTCGTTTTTATGGAACACACTTCTAAAAATCGAACTCCAGACAAACTACCTGTTAGAGAATCAGCGCCCCTCTACCAAGCATGTGATAACCACCTCAGAACTTGTATCGAAATCTTGCAACCGGAATGGATTGTGGGTGTAGGTGGTTTTGCCCAAAAGAGAGCATCTGAGGCCCTTAGCGGCATTGATATCAAGCATGGAAAAATCTTGCACCCTAGCCCCGCCAGCCCTGCTGCTAACAGGGGATGGGTGCAAGCAGCCACAAAACAACTTCTTGCCCAGGAGATATGGAAGAATTAA
- a CDS encoding circularly permuted type 2 ATP-grasp protein, with protein MFTSKDEGGIRPHYKKLLERFKDLTKEDYEQKQQAIDLAFLRLGVTFTVYGDDEGTERIFPFDLIPRIIPANEWDLLEKGLEQRILALNMFLQDIYHEQRIIKDGVIPASYILSAKHFRREFMNVDVPRDIYIHICGTDLIRDDKGDYYVLEDNARCPSGVSYVMENREAMKRAFPNFFEAAGIRPIDSYANNLLETLQHIAPRKCKGDPTVVVLTPGVYNSAYFEHCFLARAMGVEIVEGHDLLVRDSKVYMRTTRGLKKVDVIYRRLDDDFMDPCVFRRDSVLGVPGIINAYRMGHVSLANSIGTGVADDKVVYYFVPKMIKFYLDQEPILPNVPTYLASEKEDYKYIMDNLPRLVVKAANESGGYGVMIGPQSSRSKIKEFRHMIEKDPRNFIAQPTLSLSRHPSYCGGKMEGRHIDLRPFILCGKDVSIIPGGLTRVALKKGSLVVNSSQGGGSKDTWVLRENQ; from the coding sequence ATGTTCACTTCTAAAGATGAGGGCGGGATTCGACCCCACTATAAGAAGTTATTAGAACGCTTCAAAGATCTCACAAAAGAAGACTATGAACAGAAGCAACAAGCTATAGATTTAGCCTTTTTGCGGCTTGGAGTTACTTTCACGGTTTATGGTGATGATGAAGGAACTGAGCGCATTTTTCCATTCGACTTAATACCTCGTATCATTCCTGCAAATGAGTGGGATTTGTTAGAGAAAGGCCTTGAACAGCGTATTCTGGCACTGAATATGTTTTTGCAGGATATTTATCACGAGCAGAGGATCATAAAAGATGGGGTTATCCCAGCAAGTTACATCCTTTCGGCCAAACATTTTCGTCGGGAATTTATGAATGTCGATGTTCCTCGGGATATTTACATCCATATTTGTGGAACGGATCTTATAAGGGATGATAAAGGGGATTACTATGTTCTTGAAGATAATGCACGCTGTCCTTCAGGTGTTTCTTATGTGATGGAAAACCGCGAAGCGATGAAAAGGGCATTTCCCAATTTCTTCGAAGCAGCCGGGATTCGGCCTATCGATTCTTACGCAAATAACTTGCTCGAAACCTTACAGCACATAGCTCCTAGAAAATGTAAAGGCGATCCTACTGTTGTTGTGCTGACACCTGGTGTTTACAATAGTGCATATTTTGAGCATTGCTTTCTAGCTAGAGCTATGGGGGTGGAAATCGTAGAGGGGCATGATCTCTTGGTTAGAGATTCTAAGGTTTACATGCGCACAACGCGAGGTCTTAAGAAAGTAGATGTTATCTATAGAAGGTTGGATGATGATTTCATGGACCCTTGTGTTTTCCGAAGAGACTCTGTTTTGGGGGTGCCTGGCATCATCAATGCATACCGCATGGGTCATGTGAGTTTAGCGAATTCAATTGGAACAGGTGTTGCAGATGATAAGGTAGTTTATTATTTTGTGCCGAAAATGATTAAGTTCTATCTAGATCAGGAACCTATTCTTCCCAATGTGCCCACTTACCTGGCTTCTGAAAAAGAGGATTATAAGTATATCATGGATAATCTTCCTAGACTTGTGGTCAAGGCAGCTAACGAGTCTGGTGGATATGGCGTTATGATCGGTCCCCAATCAAGTCGCTCTAAGATCAAGGAGTTTCGTCATATGATTGAAAAAGATCCGAGAAACTTTATTGCACAGCCAACTTTGTCGCTTTCCCGTCATCCAAGTTATTGTGGTGGCAAGATGGAGGGCAGGCATATTGATTTAAGACCATTCATTTTATGTGGCAAGGACGTTTCTATTATACCTGGGGGACTCACTCGTGTGGCCTTGAAGAAAGGTTCATTAGTCGTTAACTCTTCTCAGGGTGGTGGCAGTAAAGATACTTGGGTTTTACGGGAGAATCAATAG
- a CDS encoding alpha-E domain-containing protein: MLSRVADSLFWISRYLERAENISRIVDVNLQLMLDFQTLDDESLKAHWEPILQSTAGEDLFHKLYKKCNSKTVTEFLTFQQKNPNSIVRCLYDARENARMVRDQISTDMWEEVNKTYLFMRSKEAKKLWSNEPYDFYRRIRMNSLVIQGIIDATVQQDEGREFLQVGKYLERADKTTRILDVKYHILLPSVDDVGGAIDKVQWGAILRSASAYDAYKKIYVSDVVPWKVAELLILSEECPRSIRYCMKMLDLSLRNISGTGKASFSNSAEKLTGRLLSELNYSSIEDIFKEGLHEYLDQLQDKFNKIGKEIFKTYIFTPMPSLDEEIDVQFQQQQQQQ; the protein is encoded by the coding sequence ATGTTATCACGTGTTGCAGATTCGTTATTCTGGATAAGTCGGTACCTTGAGCGTGCGGAGAATATTTCTCGCATCGTGGATGTAAATCTTCAACTTATGCTTGATTTTCAAACGCTAGATGATGAATCACTAAAGGCTCATTGGGAACCCATCTTACAAAGCACAGCCGGAGAAGATTTATTCCATAAGCTCTATAAAAAGTGTAACAGTAAAACAGTTACAGAATTTCTTACCTTCCAGCAAAAGAACCCTAATTCCATTGTTAGGTGTTTATATGATGCTCGTGAAAATGCTCGTATGGTTAGAGATCAGATATCAACAGATATGTGGGAGGAAGTAAATAAGACCTATCTATTTATGAGATCCAAGGAGGCAAAAAAGCTTTGGTCAAATGAACCGTATGATTTTTATCGGCGCATTCGTATGAATTCTTTGGTGATACAGGGGATTATAGACGCAACAGTTCAGCAGGATGAAGGAAGAGAGTTTTTACAAGTAGGTAAATATTTAGAACGAGCCGATAAGACGACAAGAATCTTGGATGTCAAATATCACATTTTACTACCCAGTGTAGATGATGTTGGGGGAGCAATTGATAAGGTTCAGTGGGGTGCTATTTTACGTTCAGCCAGTGCCTATGATGCCTATAAAAAAATCTATGTATCAGATGTTGTTCCGTGGAAGGTGGCGGAATTGCTGATTCTTTCAGAGGAATGTCCCAGGTCTATTCGCTATTGTATGAAGATGTTAGACCTTTCGCTACGCAATATTTCGGGAACAGGTAAAGCTAGTTTTTCAAACTCTGCGGAGAAGCTTACAGGGCGCTTACTTTCGGAACTTAACTACAGCAGCATTGAGGATATTTTCAAGGAAGGGCTGCATGAATATTTGGATCAGCTACAAGATAAGTTTAATAAAATTGGAAAAGAGATTTTTAAAACTTATATCTTTACCCCGATGCCTTCTCTTGATGAAGAAATCGATGTGCAGTTCCAACAGCAGCAACAGCAACAATAA
- a CDS encoding transglutaminase family protein, which yields MKLHIKHETRYQYENPVKERYSELRLKPKSIGIQNCLDFQLRLVPESQVSHYLDFYLNDVHFFDISIPHIEHEVVLEAVVELQEYQALPRPESAIIWDHLGECATNEACYDFLGTSPLVNLNVSVWRLAQDISLSRQDLWEDVESISHFVYEYLTYDQSATTVNTRVDDVIECKAGVCQDFAHVMVGICRSLNIPARYVSGYLYQGNQDIKARGTEASHAWVEAYLPNFGWRAFDPTNDRVVDDHYVTIAVGRDYSDVAPVKGTYKGVSAESMEVSVQVNETT from the coding sequence ATGAAGCTTCATATCAAACATGAAACTCGTTATCAATACGAGAACCCTGTAAAAGAACGGTATAGTGAGCTGAGGCTAAAGCCGAAATCGATCGGGATACAAAACTGCTTAGACTTTCAGCTTAGGCTTGTGCCCGAGAGTCAAGTTAGTCACTATTTGGACTTCTACTTAAATGATGTCCATTTCTTCGATATTTCCATTCCACATATAGAGCATGAAGTTGTTCTTGAAGCGGTAGTAGAACTACAAGAGTATCAAGCATTACCAAGACCAGAATCAGCTATCATATGGGATCACTTAGGCGAGTGTGCTACCAATGAAGCTTGTTACGATTTTTTGGGGACGAGTCCATTAGTGAATCTTAATGTATCAGTGTGGCGCTTGGCCCAAGATATATCTCTTAGCCGACAAGACCTATGGGAAGATGTGGAGTCTATCAGCCATTTTGTTTATGAGTACTTGACCTATGACCAATCCGCAACGACGGTAAATACCAGGGTCGATGATGTCATTGAGTGCAAGGCAGGTGTTTGCCAGGATTTTGCTCATGTCATGGTTGGAATTTGCAGGAGCTTGAATATTCCAGCGCGTTATGTAAGCGGGTATTTATATCAAGGAAATCAGGATATAAAAGCTCGGGGAACGGAAGCCTCCCATGCGTGGGTAGAGGCGTATTTGCCAAATTTTGGCTGGAGGGCTTTTGACCCAACGAATGATCGCGTAGTGGACGATCATTATGTCACGATAGCTGTGGGCCGAGATTATTCTGATGTAGCACCAGTTAAGGGTACTTATAAGGGAGTATCAGCGGAGTCAATGGAAGTTAGTGTTCAAGTTAATGAGACTACTTAA
- a CDS encoding BLUF domain-containing protein: MNQCRLVYKSRASSEFFDVKDLKKLAETAAKNNSRQHITGMLALSGDSFLQVLEGPIEPVNALYNRISQDKRHCQVKIISYDLIEKQLFKRWFMQALNFEELSPSHRLMFSEKYADIDRKGVLIPMNPIVAQSILLDAYYLAGHTSD, translated from the coding sequence ATGAACCAATGCCGATTAGTTTATAAAAGCCGTGCAAGCAGTGAATTCTTTGATGTAAAAGATCTTAAAAAATTAGCTGAAACAGCAGCAAAAAATAACTCGCGCCAGCATATCACTGGTATGCTTGCCTTATCGGGTGATAGCTTCTTACAAGTATTAGAAGGGCCTATTGAGCCTGTTAACGCCCTCTACAATAGAATTTCGCAAGATAAAAGACACTGTCAGGTCAAAATAATTAGCTACGACTTAATAGAGAAACAGCTTTTTAAAAGGTGGTTCATGCAAGCTCTAAATTTCGAAGAACTTAGCCCATCACATCGTTTAATGTTCTCGGAAAAGTACGCTGATATTGACCGAAAAGGTGTGCTTATTCCCATGAACCCAATCGTAGCTCAATCTATTTTACTAGATGCTTATTACTTGGCTGGACATACCTCAGATTAG
- a CDS encoding response regulator, translated as MPGRIMTVDDASAMRQMISFTLKSAGYEVIEASDGKDALRQLQGRAVDLVITDINMPNMNGIELTRQLRRQPLSQKTPILILTTEAEPGKKMEGKSAGATGWIVKPFNQSQLVEIVKKVLG; from the coding sequence ATGCCCGGTAGAATAATGACTGTTGATGATGCCTCAGCAATGAGACAAATGATTTCTTTCACTCTAAAATCAGCTGGTTATGAGGTCATCGAGGCAAGTGATGGGAAAGATGCACTAAGGCAATTACAGGGCAGGGCTGTGGACCTTGTTATTACGGATATCAATATGCCAAATATGAATGGTATAGAATTAACACGCCAGCTTAGAAGGCAACCGCTTTCACAAAAAACTCCCATACTCATTCTCACTACTGAAGCTGAGCCCGGTAAGAAAATGGAAGGTAAATCCGCAGGAGCGACAGGTTGGATTGTTAAGCCTTTTAATCAAAGCCAGCTTGTTGAAATCGTTAAAAAAGTGCTTGGTTAG
- a CDS encoding chemotaxis protein CheA has translation MNEDIQKRLIGEFIQESLEAIESFDHALLELESGENTGDDEILNTIFRNIHTIKGTSGCLGLSKIESVAHVGESLLSKVRDGEIKIEQGLITLLLSFSDALNAMLKSLQDSGNEGVQDYHELVRKLHERQEQSELAESPKIEQKEIEVTSSKACFGLFEEEDQEHGNEIESKQCFGLFADEDESEEENNSKLTSPADPDADRAKNSGRFPAPNSQTKGQDFKQPEVKQSEAQDQREGLVTVKEKAIRVDVNQLDKLMNLVGELVLARNQIVQYAGNMEDNALLAASQRLNLITTELQEGVMKTRMQPIGNVWAKFPRVVRDVCLELGKKVKLDMVGKETDLDRTLIEAIKDPLTHIVRNAIDHGIEMPEERVKAGKTEEGILLLRAYHEGGQVNIEIVDDGGGINVERVKAKAIEKGLISSEEASRMGERDVYGLIFSPGFSTAPKVTNLSGRGVGMDVVKTNIEKIGGSIDIKSEIGQGTILKLKIPLTLAIIPALIVTVGDERFAIPQVNLLELVYLEGEEMEKSIEYIDGTPICRLRGKLLPLVFLSKELQVEGSDGEKPKDDQQISIVVLQADDKSFGLVVDQINDTEEIVVKPLSKQLKNLSFFAGATIMGDGKVALILDVMGLAQHSHVISEVRSQSSYDERDEDQDTGSDKETLLLFGAGSNQSLAIPLSLVDRLEEFDERDIEYSGRQEVIQYRGQILPLIRVENFIDGTNATTQETKNNDSMQVVVYSEQNRSVGLVVGQIKDIVEESLTVKKESSAHGLTGSAVIQESVTDFLDVKGIIQEADPSFFENL, from the coding sequence ATGAACGAAGACATACAAAAAAGACTTATTGGCGAATTTATTCAAGAAAGTCTTGAGGCAATAGAAAGCTTTGACCATGCATTGCTTGAGTTAGAGAGTGGAGAAAACACAGGCGACGATGAAATTCTAAATACAATTTTTAGGAATATTCATACAATCAAAGGCACTAGTGGATGTTTAGGGTTAAGTAAAATAGAGTCTGTCGCTCATGTAGGAGAAAGCCTATTGTCCAAAGTTCGTGACGGCGAAATTAAAATTGAGCAGGGCTTAATCACCTTACTCTTATCTTTTTCAGATGCACTGAATGCTATGCTAAAAAGCTTACAGGACTCTGGCAATGAAGGGGTCCAAGACTATCATGAATTAGTTCGTAAACTACATGAGCGTCAAGAGCAAAGTGAGTTAGCTGAATCACCAAAAATCGAACAAAAGGAGATCGAGGTAACGAGTTCTAAAGCCTGCTTTGGATTGTTTGAGGAAGAGGATCAAGAACATGGAAATGAGATAGAATCCAAGCAATGTTTTGGGCTTTTCGCTGATGAGGATGAGTCTGAAGAGGAAAATAATTCAAAGCTAACTAGTCCTGCAGATCCTGATGCTGATAGGGCTAAGAATTCTGGAAGATTTCCAGCACCTAACTCACAGACCAAGGGGCAAGATTTCAAGCAGCCTGAAGTTAAACAATCAGAGGCACAAGATCAGAGAGAGGGTTTAGTTACCGTTAAGGAAAAGGCTATTCGGGTTGATGTCAACCAATTGGATAAATTGATGAACTTAGTAGGCGAGTTAGTTTTAGCACGCAACCAAATTGTCCAATATGCAGGTAATATGGAAGATAACGCATTATTAGCTGCTTCTCAGAGACTCAATCTCATTACCACTGAGTTACAAGAAGGAGTAATGAAAACGAGAATGCAACCCATAGGTAATGTATGGGCTAAGTTTCCTAGGGTGGTAAGAGACGTTTGTTTAGAATTAGGTAAGAAAGTGAAACTGGATATGGTTGGTAAAGAAACTGACTTAGACAGGACCCTCATTGAGGCAATTAAAGATCCATTAACCCATATTGTTCGAAATGCTATTGACCACGGTATTGAGATGCCAGAAGAGAGAGTCAAAGCTGGTAAAACCGAAGAAGGTATTCTCTTGTTAAGAGCCTACCATGAAGGTGGTCAAGTCAATATTGAGATTGTTGATGATGGTGGTGGTATCAACGTGGAGCGTGTCAAAGCTAAGGCAATTGAGAAAGGCTTGATTAGTTCCGAAGAAGCTTCACGCATGGGAGAACGAGACGTCTATGGCTTGATTTTTTCTCCTGGTTTTTCAACAGCTCCTAAAGTCACAAATCTATCAGGACGTGGTGTAGGAATGGATGTTGTGAAAACAAATATCGAAAAAATTGGTGGATCTATTGATATCAAGAGTGAAATAGGTCAAGGAACTATCTTGAAGCTTAAAATACCGCTAACACTCGCTATAATTCCTGCTTTAATTGTGACAGTAGGTGATGAGCGTTTTGCTATACCCCAAGTTAATTTATTAGAGCTAGTCTACTTAGAGGGTGAGGAGATGGAAAAGTCAATCGAGTATATTGACGGAACTCCTATTTGCAGGCTTCGAGGTAAATTGCTCCCTTTAGTATTTTTAAGTAAAGAATTGCAAGTTGAAGGTAGCGATGGCGAAAAGCCCAAAGACGATCAGCAAATAAGTATTGTGGTATTACAAGCCGACGATAAATCATTTGGCTTAGTTGTAGATCAAATTAATGATACGGAAGAAATAGTCGTCAAACCACTTAGTAAGCAGCTAAAGAATTTATCATTCTTCGCAGGCGCTACCATTATGGGCGATGGCAAGGTTGCACTGATATTGGATGTCATGGGACTGGCTCAACATTCTCATGTGATTTCGGAAGTGAGGAGTCAATCAAGCTATGATGAACGAGATGAAGATCAAGATACTGGAAGTGACAAAGAGACTTTATTACTCTTCGGTGCTGGAAGCAACCAAAGTTTAGCGATTCCTCTCTCTTTAGTGGATCGTTTAGAAGAATTTGACGAACGGGATATTGAATACAGTGGACGACAAGAAGTTATTCAGTATCGAGGACAAATTCTCCCTCTAATCAGAGTTGAAAATTTTATTGATGGAACAAATGCAACTACCCAAGAGACAAAAAATAATGATTCTATGCAAGTAGTTGTTTATTCTGAGCAAAATAGAAGCGTGGGGTTAGTTGTTGGTCAAATAAAAGATATTGTAGAGGAAAGTCTGACGGTAAAAAAGGAAAGCTCTGCTCATGGTTTAACAGGTTCTGCAGTGATCCAAGAATCCGTTACCGACTTTCTAGATGTTAAAGGAATTATCCAAGAAGCCGATCCTAGTTTTTTTGAAAATCTTTAA
- a CDS encoding chemotaxis protein CheW has translation MQSEKQFCTFFLKDLFFGVEVINVQEVLKYQEMTRVPLSDEVIKGLINLRGQIVTAIDLRRKLDIEPLSADKLPMNVVLKTESGAVSLLVDEIGDVLEVSEESFELPPETLQGNIRELVNGVYKLKDQLLLSLNTEKAVNVCT, from the coding sequence ATGCAGAGTGAAAAACAATTTTGTACGTTCTTTTTAAAGGACCTTTTTTTTGGTGTTGAGGTGATTAATGTGCAGGAGGTTTTGAAATATCAAGAAATGACCAGAGTTCCTCTATCTGATGAAGTCATTAAAGGCCTAATAAACTTGCGTGGTCAGATTGTAACCGCCATAGATTTACGTCGTAAGCTGGATATTGAACCATTATCTGCAGATAAACTGCCCATGAATGTTGTATTAAAAACCGAGAGTGGAGCAGTCAGTTTGCTTGTAGATGAAATTGGAGACGTCTTAGAAGTTAGTGAAGAAAGTTTTGAACTGCCACCTGAGACATTACAAGGCAACATTAGAGAGTTGGTGAATGGAGTCTATAAGTTGAAAGATCAGTTGTTACTTAGCTTAAATACTGAAAAAGCCGTTAATGTTTGCACCTAG